DNA sequence from the Rubripirellula tenax genome:
GCGGATGGTCAAATTGTACGCGCGACGTGTCGGCATCGACTCGGCGATCAGCCCCCACTCGTTGCGTCACAGTTTCGCGACCCATTTATTGGCCGGCGGCGCGGACTTGCGGCAAGTCCAAGAAATGCTCGGTCACGCCAGTATCCAAACGACGCAGATCTATACGCACGTGGAACACTCGCGACTGAAGAAGGTCCACCAGCAGTTTCACCCGCGGGCGTGACGCACGACGCAAGGCTAAAAGATTTTAGACGCACGAGTTTGCCGAACGGAATTCAACACACATTGTCCGCACGGTGCGATTGGCTACCTGACCCAATCCCATGCTTTCGTTCTTCTTAAAAAGAATCTACAGCCTCTTGGGGCGACGGCGAAAGAAAATCGCACCCAGGCAACTTAAGCCGCAAAATGCAAGGGAAGAAGGTTCGGGAACAGCAACGAATCGCTTTACAGCCAAGTCGCTGATCGATTCGATCGGCAAAAAGCTCAACTGCGTGACACCACCCGTTGCCTTGTCGAGTGACAGAAAACGTTCTGGGTTACCGTTGTCGACCGAAAATAGATTATTGGAGCTATCGAATGCGAGCCCTTGCGCGACATCGGATAGGCTAACCGAGTTGATGATACCGCCAGTCTCAGTGCTGATCGTTACCAGTTCGCGATTGAGCGTATTGACACCATAAAGCAAATTTTCATTGTCAAACTCAAGCCCGGCCACAATCGATGCGTTATGCGAACCGATAGCAGTGGCCAACCCCGTTGCCAAATTTACCGACAGGAGTTCCTTCGTATTGCGACTCATACTAAATGCGTTTCCGAATGAGTCGATCGCGAGACCATCGACGCTCGTAAATCCAGTGGCCCCAATGAGCGAAATGGAAACGTCGTTGGGGTTAATGCCATACAGGTTCCCCGTACTGTAATCGAGTCCGAAGAGTGCCCCAGTTGGACTGAAGGCGAGCCCCGAAATTGAAATGGGTTGGGTTGAGATTGATCCGACCACAGTGAAATCGAGTGTAGCTGAATCGATGGTAACCAATCGATCTCCATTGGAGTCGACACCGTAAATCAAATCGCCTTGGGCCGCATGGCCTATCAACCCGGCAAGCAAGAACGCGGTCAATTTCAGAAGCTTCTTCATCTCTTTTCTCTGCAAAGTAATGCGGCGTTGATGGTGAATTCCAAACGAAGAGCGACTAGCGCGACGGGGCACGATTGATTCGGCTTTTCAAACATGAGCCGAGTCGAGCTCAAACAGAAAGGCACGGAAAAGGTTAGTCAGCACAAGACTGGCGGCGTAGGACCACGGTATGAACCCGCTTTCATCGCCACGTCTCACCGCACAATCGCAGACAATCCAGGGATACATAATCCATTTGGTATGCCATTGCATTCGTCGAAGCGAAGTGCACCCTATTTGGGGGCTCTAGTTACACCACTGTCGTCAATGAAGGTTAGCCATGGTAGGTCACTCTTTTCAAGCCACACGAGCGGTCATCGCAATTGCTGTCGTGTGCAGCATTTCGCTACATGCTCGTGCCGATTTGGTATCGGTGGCACTTCTCGGTGCAGACTCGCCGACAAATGTGGACGCGGTTCGAAACAACCTGCTAGCGACCGGTAACTTCAGCACGATCGATGACTTTGCGGTGGCCAGTTCAACACCTACGCTTGCATATCTCAATCAATACGACGCCGTGCTGGTTTGGAGCAACTCGTATTTCCAGGGTTTTGGGACTCCCCTTGGAAACGTCCTTGACGACTACATTGATGGCGGAGGCGGAGTGGTCGCTGCTCCATTTTCTTACTCCCAAAGTTGGAGGATCAATGGCGATTTTCGCTTCAAAAACGGTGGGTATTACGCGTTGGAGGACAATGGTGGAAGCGAGAGCATGACGCCAAACGCTACCTTGGATGCTTATGACGCACTTCATCCGGTGATGCAGGGGGTATCCAGTTTCGCGAACGGAACCAGTTCCTTTTTGACTTCGACGACCCCAAATGCGAACGCGACGGTGATTGCGTCATTGTCGAGCGGCGATCCACTTGTGGCCGAACGCACCATCAACGGGGTGTCACGAATCGATTTGGCATTCTTCCCGCTTTCCGACACAGGCTTGTCGGGGTCCTGGGACCCCGGGACAGACGGCAATCTGATTTTGGCCAATTCGCTGGTGTACGTTGCACGTGCGACCGCAGTCCCCGAGCCAACATCCCTATCGCTGTTCGGAATTGGAATCCTGGTCCTGTTGGGAACCCAGCTAAAAAGAAGGTATCCGGGCTTCAGGTTTGCGTAGTCGCATCCCTCGATGCCGAACAAGTCAAGCACGCACGCCTTCGACGCACTACTTAATGGGCCACTCCGGGTCAGCGATTTGCCGCGTCATGCCGGCCAGACGCGATTGCGTGTCGAGCAGTCGTTGCCATGAGGAAAGCTTGAGCACGACTTCTTGATTGTTTTCGTCGGTCCGCGCCGTTTCGATTAACTTGTGCAATCGAGACTGAAGGTAATCAAGGATTTCGCACAACTGTGCTTTTTGGCCCGGCGACAGTTCATCGGGGATCGATGGAACTTCTTGGACGTGAATCACTTCCGCCGGAAACGGACTCTTCGATTCATGATTCAACTCGACAACGATTGAATTTTCCGACGATCCCATCTCGCGACTGAGCGTCGGATTTTCGGTGCCCATCGCCGCCAATCGCGCCGCGATTTGTGATTCCGAACCGACCAGCATCAAACTGCGGCCGACGGCGATCAAGTCTCCGTGACGCAGAATCTTTAACTGACACTCGGTACCGTTTACCTTGGTGCCGTTGGTGCTGTCCAAGTCTGTCAAAACCAATCGGTCGTTGTCACGTTGGACTTTGAAATGACAACGGCTGACACGTTCGTCGTTCAACTGGATGTCGTTGCCTTCCTCGCGACCCACCGTGAACGGCGGTTCGAGCGTTTCGTAGACTTTGCCACGATCGGCCCCGTGAAGGATCTTCAGCGTCACGCCCGTCATGGGGCACTCCAGAACAGGAAGGTCAGGATGAGCATCTTCGATTGCAAACAAGTATAGACGCGTTGTCGGCGTAAGTCACCGATTTTCGAGCGTATCGAGTTACTTTTGCGCCGGGTTGCTCGCATTGAATTGGTTGACCGGCAAATTCGTTGACGGGCGGATTACCAGACCTGGGCGATCACACACTTCAAATAATCGCTTTCCGGGCACGAGATCGCGACCGGGTGATCTGGCGATGGCCCGCGGTTTTCCAACATCACGATATCGCGTCGCCGACGACGCCCCACATCCAACAACATGTTCAAAAAGTCGCTCCGCGAAACACGGCCACTGCAACTGCACGTCGCCAATATTCCACCGGGGGGTAACAAGTCCAGTGCCGACTCGTTTAATCGCCGGTACGCTCGAACGGCGTTGTCGACCTGGTGACGCGATCCCGCAAAACGGGGCGGATCCAAAATCACCGCGTCGAATTGCTCGCCTCGCGTTCCCATCGCCTTGAGTTCGTCAAAACAGTCGGCTGCTTTGAATTCGATGGACGAGACTCCGTTTCGCTCGGCGGATTCGCGAGCCGCCTCGAGCGCCGCCTCGCTACTGTCCAATCCCAGCACCGACTTGGCACCGTGTTTGGCCGCTACCAATCCGAAACCACCGTGATAACAGCACACATCCAAGACGCTTCGACCCGTCAAATATCCCGCTACGGCCAAATGGTTCAATCGTTGGTCCAGATATCCGCCCGTCTTTTGACCGCTGCGCAGATCGACCGCCAATTGCAGTCCGTTTTGGTGATACTCGACCGGCTCACTCAATTCGGTGCCGCCGTGCCAGTGTTCGATCGGTTCAATGCCCTCGTGCTTGGCCGTTTTGGGATCCACTCGAACCATGATCGCCCGACAGCCCGTTTCGGAATCCGCGAGCGTCGTTTTCAGGTGATCCAGGATCTCGTCTTTCCAACGCAGCAAACCGCCCGCGGTGAACTGAACCCCAACACAATCGGCGTATCGGTCAATGATGATGCCGCTCAATAGGTCCGATTCGCTGAAGCACAATCGTTCGGCGGCCATCGGGTCCGCCGGACCGGTCAACCGCCGCCGGGCGATCGCCGCATCCAAGCGTGACTTCCAAAGTTCCGGGCCAACTTCGATCGATTGATCGTAAGCGTAAAGCCGAACACGCAATCGACTGGCGGGATTGCATAGGCCGCGGGCGACCCAATTGCCGTCGTGATCGATAATATCGACGACTTGGCCGCACGCTAAATCGCGTCCATCTTCCGCCATCGCGTGCGCGTGAACCCACGGATGCCGAGCGAGAAACGGGAATTGCCGTGACGGTCGTAATCGCAGCGGAACGGGAACCGAGGAAAACGAAGAGCCAGCAGGAGATGCAGAATCCGACACGAAGGGGCCACCGATAAGGGCGAGACGTTATGGGGAAAGCAACAGAACGATCGATACGATGACCGATTTTCGCGAATTGATGAATCCCCAGCCCAAAACAGCCGGCCGGCCCGCCACGACCTGCCCGTTACGTCGCGCCCGATACGACCCGCAAATTTCGGCAACTTGGGGCGACTGGGGGCTACAAACGCTTGTCCAACCGTTAGAATTCGGACGGCGATTGGCGCACGGGAACGATTTCGTTTCAGCCGATCGTTCAACGAGTCGATACACAAGTTAACCAACCGCAGATAAGAATCGCAGAGAAAGGTCGAAATCATGACTCACGTTGTTGCTGAGCCCTGCTCAGGATGCAAATACACCGATTGCGTGGTCGTTTGTCCCGTGGAGTGTTTCTACGAGGGTGATCAGATGCTTTACATCCACCCGGAAGAATGCATCGACTGTGAAGCCTGTGTGCCGGAATGCCCGGTCGAGGCGATCTTCCACGAAGATAACCTTCCCGAAGAATGGAAGAGCTACCTAGAGCTGAACGCCACGAAGTCGGAATCGGGCGAATGCGAAGTCATCACCGAAAAGAAAGAACCGCTCGCCGATCAGTAGGCTGATCCGTGAGTCGACGACCGGCGAGTCTGTTTGGGCCGCGATCGAAATTCAACGAAGCCGGACAAGTGTAACTCTTGTCCGGCTTTTTTCGTTTCGCAATCACAACGGTCTATTTCAGTTGCAGTCGATTCACCGAACTTTCCAGTGATCGAATGCTCTGCCGAATTTGATCAAGTTCACGAGGCAGGTTGTTCGTTTCGCGATCGGCCGATTGGATTTGCATTTGCAGACGGCCGACGGCGCGATCGAGCTCCTGGATCTCGCGCCGCATAGCGATCGCCCACGCCGGCATTGATTCATCGTTGCTCGGCGG
Encoded proteins:
- a CDS encoding class I SAM-dependent rRNA methyltransferase, which encodes MSDSASPAGSSFSSVPVPLRLRPSRQFPFLARHPWVHAHAMAEDGRDLACGQVVDIIDHDGNWVARGLCNPASRLRVRLYAYDQSIEVGPELWKSRLDAAIARRRLTGPADPMAAERLCFSESDLLSGIIIDRYADCVGVQFTAGGLLRWKDEILDHLKTTLADSETGCRAIMVRVDPKTAKHEGIEPIEHWHGGTELSEPVEYHQNGLQLAVDLRSGQKTGGYLDQRLNHLAVAGYLTGRSVLDVCCYHGGFGLVAAKHGAKSVLGLDSSEAALEAARESAERNGVSSIEFKAADCFDELKAMGTRGEQFDAVILDPPRFAGSRHQVDNAVRAYRRLNESALDLLPPGGILATCSCSGRVSRSDFLNMLLDVGRRRRRDIVMLENRGPSPDHPVAISCPESDYLKCVIAQVW
- a CDS encoding PEP-CTERM sorting domain-containing protein (PEP-CTERM proteins occur, often in large numbers, in the proteomes of bacteria that also encode an exosortase, a predicted intramembrane cysteine proteinase. The presence of a PEP-CTERM domain at a protein's C-terminus predicts cleavage within the sorting domain, followed by covalent anchoring to some some component of the (usually Gram-negative) cell surface. Many PEP-CTERM proteins exhibit an unusual sequence composition that includes large numbers of potential glycosylation sites. Expression of one such protein has been shown restore the ability of a bacterium to form floc, a type of biofilm.), with the protein product MKKLLKLTAFLLAGLIGHAAQGDLIYGVDSNGDRLVTIDSATLDFTVVGSISTQPISISGLAFSPTGALFGLDYSTGNLYGINPNDVSISLIGATGFTSVDGLAIDSFGNAFSMSRNTKELLSVNLATGLATAIGSHNASIVAGLEFDNENLLYGVNTLNRELVTISTETGGIINSVSLSDVAQGLAFDSSNNLFSVDNGNPERFLSLDKATGGVTQLSFLPIESISDLAVKRFVAVPEPSSLAFCGLSCLGAIFFRRRPKRL
- a CDS encoding FHA domain-containing protein → MTGVTLKILHGADRGKVYETLEPPFTVGREEGNDIQLNDERVSRCHFKVQRDNDRLVLTDLDSTNGTKVNGTECQLKILRHGDLIAVGRSLMLVGSESQIAARLAAMGTENPTLSREMGSSENSIVVELNHESKSPFPAEVIHVQEVPSIPDELSPGQKAQLCEILDYLQSRLHKLIETARTDENNQEVVLKLSSWQRLLDTQSRLAGMTRQIADPEWPIK
- a CDS encoding 4Fe-4S dicluster domain-containing protein, producing the protein MTHVVAEPCSGCKYTDCVVVCPVECFYEGDQMLYIHPEECIDCEACVPECPVEAIFHEDNLPEEWKSYLELNATKSESGECEVITEKKEPLADQ
- a CDS encoding PEP-CTERM sorting domain-containing protein, whose amino-acid sequence is MVGHSFQATRAVIAIAVVCSISLHARADLVSVALLGADSPTNVDAVRNNLLATGNFSTIDDFAVASSTPTLAYLNQYDAVLVWSNSYFQGFGTPLGNVLDDYIDGGGGVVAAPFSYSQSWRINGDFRFKNGGYYALEDNGGSESMTPNATLDAYDALHPVMQGVSSFANGTSSFLTSTTPNANATVIASLSSGDPLVAERTINGVSRIDLAFFPLSDTGLSGSWDPGTDGNLILANSLVYVARATAVPEPTSLSLFGIGILVLLGTQLKRRYPGFRFA